In Dromiciops gliroides isolate mDroGli1 chromosome 4, mDroGli1.pri, whole genome shotgun sequence, one DNA window encodes the following:
- the RSPH4A gene encoding radial spoke head protein 4 homolog A has product MEVSASPKPEESHEEEEQEKQGEGAREGEQPRKVAPPSSSPQDSESKEADPLEEQKGPAPEPQPSDGTLPQSPGSGGRDLGASPAEPDTTVSPPPSEPGSEGPPQLRPDPQDLVPSATPEHDIHETSEAGEPHPGRLEQVPHERESTPYLPRTEESPSYLSQQPQYLPQALNQNFNRSEHKPESDIFHRDESSSNSDLNQSELGLNQKGTLEPPAPNKLEIAAQNAKAYLLKKSSKSGLNLYDHLCKILTRILDERPENVVDIIENISQDVKKAHFNKKLDTLQDEYEVPLAYEIAEKQKALFLQGNLEGDQEQEDEIAESPLPNVMESAFYFEQAGVGLSTDETYRIFLALKQLTDIQPVHTCRFWGKILGLEMNYIVAEVEFREGEDEEEIEEEDIIEESEADEDEEDELPKSSYKGPQVIPKEENRTGANKYTYFVCNEPGRPWVRLPSVTPAQIVIARKIKKFFTGRLDAPIMSYPPFPGNESNYLRAQIARISAGTHISPLGFYHFGEEGEEEEEVEGGRDNCEKNPDFEGIQVTELVESLSNWVHHVQHILPQGRCNWFNPIPTNEVGEEEEEEVEDEEVEEKKEEPDNIEQELGPPLLTPISEDLEIQNTPPWTAQLSSNLIPQYAIAFLRSNLWLGAYVFSDGKKFENLYIGWGHKYSPDNYTPPLPRLVQPEYPSGIEIMEMGDPTVQEEQSFRVAQEKALFESEKVEETEEEDEEDEEDEEDEDD; this is encoded by the exons ATGGAAGTCTCTGCTTCCCCCAAGCCCGAGGAGTCCCATGAGGAAGAGGAGCAAGAAAAGCAAGGGGAGGGAGCCAGGGAAGGTGAGCAGCCTAGGAAAGTTGCTCCACCTTCTTCGTCCCCTCAGGACTCCGAATCCAAGGAAGCTGACCCTCTTGAGGAGCAAAAGGGACCGGCGCCCGAACCCCAGCCCAGCGATGGTACCCTGCCTCAGAGCCCCGGATCTGGAGGGAGAGATCTTGGAGCTTCTCCAGCAGAGCCAGACACTACAGTTAGTCCTCCCCCTTCAGAACCAGGTTCGGAAGGTCCTCCACAGCTGAGACCAGATCCACAGGACCTTGTTCCATCTGCCACTCCTGAACATGACATTCATGAAACTTCCGAGGCTGGTGAGCCTCATCCCGGCCGTTTAGAACAAGTTCCTCATGAAAGGGAATCAACTCCTTACTTACCACGAACAGAGGAGTCCCCCTCTTACCTTTCCCAACAACCCCAGTACCTGCCGCAGGCCCTGAATCAGAACTTCAATCGATCAGAACACAAACCAGAATCGGACATTTTTCATCGTGATGAATCCAGCAGTAACTCTGATCTCAATCAGTCAGAACTTGGGCTGAATCAAAAGGGTACACTTGAACCTCCGGCACCTAATAAGCTAGAGATTGCAGCCCAGAATGCTAAGGCATATCTGCTGAAGAAAAGTAGCAAATCGGGCCTAAATCT ATACGATCATCTTTGTAAGATACTGACTAGAATTTTAGATGAACGTCCTGAAAATGTTGTTGACATCATTGAAAATATCAGTCAAGATGTGAAGAAGGCTCATTTTAATAAGAAATTGGACACACTTCAAGATGAATATGAGGTACCTTTGGCATATGAAATAGCAGAGAAGCAAAAGGCACTTTTTCTCCAAGGGAATTTAGAAGGTGATCAAGAACAGGAAGATGAAATA GCCGAAAGCCCTCTTCCAAATGTAATGGAATCAGCTTTCTATTTTGAACAAGCTGGAGTTGGTTTGAGTACAGATGAAACCTACCGCATTTTTCTGGCCCTCAAACAGCTTACTGACATACAACCAGTACACACATGCCGCTTCTGGGGGAAAATCTTGGGTCTAGAGATGAATTATATTGTGGCTGAAGTGGAATTCCGTGAAGGGGAGGATGAAGAGGAGATAGAAGAGGAAGATATcattgaagaaagtgaggctgatgaagatgaggaagatgaattACCTAAGTCTTCTTACAAGGGCCCACAAGTGAtaccaaaagaagaaaacagaacagGTGCCAACAAATATACCTACTTTGTGTGCAATGAGCCAGGAAGGCCTTGGGTAAGGTTACCATCAGTGACACCTGCACAAATTGTTATTGCAAGGAAAATCAAGAAATTTTTCACTGGGCGATTAGATGCCCCTATCATGAGTTATCCCCCCTTTCCAGGAAATGAGAGTAATTACTTGAGGGCACAAATTGCTCGAATTTCAGCAGGAACTCACATTAGCCCTCTAGGTTTCTATCATTTTGGAGAAGAaggtgaagaggaggaagaagtagaAGGTGGACGGGATAATTGTGAGAAGAATCCTGATTTCGAAGGCATCCAAGTCACTGAGCTAGTAGAATCCCTGTCCAACTGGGTTCATCATGTGCAACATATTCTACCTCAG GGCCGGTGTAACTGGTTTAACCCCATACCAACAAATGAagtgggggaagaagaagaggaggaagttgaagatgaagaagtagaagaaaaaaaagaggaaccaGATAATATAGAACAAGAATTGGGGCCACCTCTTTTGACTCCAATATCTGAAGATTtgg AAATTCAGAACACACCTCCTTGGACAGCTCAGCTATCTTCAAATTTGATTCCTCAATATGCTATTGCATTCCTTCGATCTAATCTTTGGCTTGGAGCATATGTTTTTTCTGATGGCAA AAAGTTTGAGAATCTTTACATAGGTTGGGGTCATAAATACAGTCCAGACAATTATACGCCTCCACTTCCACGACTTGTTCAACCAGAGTACCCCAGTGGAATAGAAATCATGGAGATGGGTGACCCCACTGTGCAGGAGGAGCAGTCTTTCCGGGTTGCCCAAGAGAAAGCTTTATTTGAATCTGAAAAAGTTGAAGAGactgaagaagaagatgaagaagatgaagaagatgaagaagatgaagatgactAA